Proteins from a genomic interval of Pseudomonas asplenii:
- a CDS encoding DUF58 domain-containing protein, translated as MAAARGVGALSARLRKVWQAWLARRLPPSARVELTQRRIFILPNRAGAVFAALLLLILLVAINYQNSLAYGLCFLLLSVFVVAILHTYRNLRGLVLSAGVGPAVFVGEEARFVVRLESTGKSHQAIHLGWSAQPTQLADVPPTGVHELHLTRPTQKRGWLVAPRIGVHSSFPLGIVRAWSWVDLGQQVLVYPQPLEGELPILASLTEDEPEEGVRAHGQGVDDYQGLKPYQPGDSWRRLHWKAYSRGQGLLIKDFARLEGQEHCLDFLALGGDVEQRLSRLCHWVLELTRREQPFALQLPGQRLATDSGAAHCEACLRALALFGKPA; from the coding sequence ATGGCTGCTGCGCGAGGTGTCGGCGCTTTGAGCGCCCGGCTGCGCAAGGTCTGGCAAGCCTGGCTGGCCCGGCGTCTGCCGCCGTCGGCACGGGTGGAACTGACCCAGCGGCGCATCTTCATCCTGCCCAACCGGGCGGGCGCGGTATTCGCGGCTCTGCTGTTGCTGATCCTGCTGGTGGCGATCAATTACCAGAACAGCCTCGCCTATGGCCTGTGTTTTCTGTTGTTGTCGGTGTTCGTCGTGGCGATCCTGCACACCTACCGCAACCTGCGGGGGCTGGTACTGAGTGCCGGGGTCGGGCCGGCGGTGTTCGTTGGTGAAGAGGCGCGCTTCGTGGTGCGCCTGGAAAGTACCGGGAAAAGCCATCAGGCGATCCACCTCGGTTGGTCGGCGCAACCGACGCAGCTCGCGGATGTACCGCCGACGGGCGTTCACGAGCTGCATCTGACCCGACCGACCCAGAAACGCGGCTGGCTGGTGGCCCCGCGTATCGGTGTGCACAGCAGTTTTCCCCTGGGTATTGTGCGGGCCTGGAGCTGGGTCGATCTGGGCCAGCAGGTGCTGGTTTATCCACAGCCGCTGGAAGGCGAACTGCCCATCCTGGCCAGCCTGACGGAAGACGAGCCGGAGGAGGGCGTGCGGGCTCACGGTCAGGGTGTCGACGATTATCAGGGCCTCAAACCCTACCAACCCGGCGACTCCTGGCGGCGCTTGCACTGGAAGGCCTATTCGCGTGGGCAAGGCTTGTTGATCAAGGACTTCGCCCGCCTTGAGGGGCAGGAGCATTGCCTGGATTTTCTTGCTTTGGGCGGTGATGTCGAGCAGCGTCTGTCGCGGCTGTGCCATTGGGTTCTGGAACTGACCCGGCGCGAGCAGCCGTTTGCCCTGCAGTTGCCGGGTCAACGTCTGGCGACCGATAGTGGTGCGGCCCATTGCGAGGCCTGCCTGCGCGCCCTGGCGCTGTTCGGAAAACCGGCGTGA
- a CDS encoding methyl-accepting chemotaxis protein encodes MGAWLSNISLKYKFWAVNAVAFVTTLLLVLYAVQLEQQARTDAARTAAQSEARLLGSWPAGQPLPQNDQLLVFQSGQTPSLNGQMLPRLADAQGWVTYDYMPLFGDNPLLGAEVLSHGNQRVAVLAYAPSMAQVFSDRFTHYAVAVFILMLAMLGASQLLIRFLLSQLNTLKDVMLHVERTGDLSTRVPLACKDEVGQMASAFNAMQAGYQRVVGTVARTAAQLDVGAARLASSMNDVQHGMLGQQSETDQAATAINEMTATVYHIAQHAGATRDLSKTADTLAGSGKEVVNRVQQSIAGLSSGVQQTAEMIQRLAEDSQKINSVVNVIHSIAEQTNLLALNAAIEAARAGEMGRGFAVVADEVRNLAKRVQTSTDEITTMVSALQSGTRDAVDFMQESSLKADDCVQQAQEAGAALAEITGAVAQMRESNTQIAVAAEQQSQVAEEMNRAVVSIRDVTENTVQQTVDSTSTSNELATLAGELNKAIGQLKL; translated from the coding sequence ATGGGTGCCTGGCTTAGCAACATCTCGCTGAAATACAAATTCTGGGCCGTCAACGCCGTGGCCTTCGTCACCACTCTGTTGCTGGTGCTGTACGCGGTACAGCTGGAGCAGCAGGCCCGCACCGACGCCGCGCGCACGGCCGCCCAGAGCGAAGCACGACTGCTGGGCAGTTGGCCCGCCGGCCAGCCCCTGCCACAGAATGACCAGTTGCTCGTCTTCCAGAGCGGCCAGACCCCCAGCCTGAACGGCCAGATGCTGCCACGCCTGGCTGATGCCCAGGGCTGGGTCACCTACGACTACATGCCACTGTTCGGCGACAACCCGCTGCTCGGCGCTGAAGTGCTCAGCCATGGCAACCAGCGGGTGGCCGTGCTCGCCTATGCGCCCAGCATGGCGCAAGTGTTCAGCGACCGTTTCACCCATTACGCCGTGGCCGTGTTCATCCTGATGCTGGCGATGCTCGGCGCCTCGCAGTTGCTGATCCGCTTCCTGCTCAGCCAGCTCAACACCCTCAAGGACGTGATGCTGCACGTGGAGCGGACCGGCGACCTGTCTACCCGCGTACCGCTGGCCTGCAAGGACGAAGTCGGCCAGATGGCCAGCGCCTTCAATGCCATGCAGGCCGGCTACCAGCGCGTGGTCGGCACCGTCGCCCGCACCGCCGCACAGTTGGATGTCGGTGCGGCGCGGCTGGCCTCGAGCATGAACGACGTGCAGCACGGCATGCTCGGCCAGCAAAGCGAAACCGACCAGGCCGCCACCGCCATCAACGAGATGACCGCGACGGTCTACCACATTGCCCAGCACGCCGGCGCTACCCGCGATCTGTCGAAGACCGCCGATACCCTGGCCGGCAGCGGCAAGGAAGTGGTCAACCGCGTCCAGCAGTCGATCGCCGGCCTGTCCAGCGGTGTGCAGCAGACCGCCGAGATGATCCAGCGCCTGGCCGAGGACAGCCAGAAGATCAACAGCGTGGTCAACGTGATCCACAGCATCGCCGAGCAGACCAACCTGTTGGCCCTGAACGCCGCCATCGAGGCCGCCCGGGCCGGGGAAATGGGTCGTGGTTTCGCCGTGGTCGCCGACGAGGTGCGCAACCTGGCCAAGCGTGTGCAGACCTCCACCGATGAAATCACCACCATGGTCTCGGCGTTGCAGTCCGGTACCCGCGATGCGGTGGACTTCATGCAGGAAAGCTCGCTCAAGGCTGACGACTGCGTCCAGCAGGCCCAGGAAGCCGGGGCCGCCCTGGCGGAAATCACCGGTGCAGTGGCACAGATGCGCGAGAGCAATACCCAGATCGCCGTGGCCGCCGAGCAACAGAGCCAGGTCGCGGAAGAAATGAATCGCGCCGTGGTGAGCATCCGCGATGTCACCGAAAACACCGTACAACAGACCGTCGACTCGACCAGCACCAGCAATGAGCTGGCAACCCTGGCCGGTGAATTGAACAAGGCCATTGGTCAACTCAAGCTATAG
- a CDS encoding CHAD domain-containing protein, with translation MSALVDHLVVQVVNLEVRLLACHARVDALTDDEGLHDLRIAVRRLRSLLRPLRGLPGVEPLEQAAAEVGRLTTPIRDREVLAAYLHRQGHHAAATRRTAQLAEDYWKVARSPELKHLLDVLDAFPRFLRAAEHQGLLKGLRKRIENRLAKQWRALDEALHAPGHDRHRLRLLIKRVRYAAEAYPELDRLPASALRRLKAAQEALGDWHDCWQWLAQAQTQEDLQPCVNGWRTTMARAEEKADRRLEKLGESCFA, from the coding sequence ATGTCGGCCCTGGTGGATCATTTGGTGGTTCAGGTGGTGAATCTTGAGGTACGGTTGTTGGCCTGTCATGCACGGGTCGATGCGCTGACCGATGACGAAGGGCTGCACGATCTGCGTATCGCCGTGCGGCGCCTGCGCAGCCTGTTGCGGCCCTTGCGCGGTTTGCCGGGCGTCGAGCCATTGGAGCAGGCGGCGGCCGAAGTGGGGCGACTGACCACGCCGATCCGCGATCGTGAAGTGCTGGCAGCCTACCTGCACCGGCAGGGGCATCATGCTGCGGCCACGCGACGGACCGCGCAATTGGCCGAGGATTACTGGAAAGTCGCGCGTAGTCCGGAACTCAAGCATCTGCTCGATGTACTCGATGCCTTCCCTCGCTTCTTGCGGGCCGCTGAGCATCAGGGCCTGCTCAAGGGCTTGCGCAAGCGCATCGAGAATCGCCTGGCCAAGCAATGGCGGGCGCTGGACGAGGCCTTGCACGCTCCGGGTCACGACCGTCATCGTCTGCGGCTGCTGATCAAGCGGGTGCGTTACGCTGCCGAAGCCTACCCTGAACTGGACCGGCTGCCGGCCTCGGCATTGCGGCGGCTCAAGGCTGCCCAGGAAGCCCTGGGTGATTGGCATGACTGCTGGCAGTGGTTGGCCCAGGCGCAGACTCAGGAAGACCTGCAACCCTGCGTCAATGGCTGGCGCACGACCATGGCCCGCGCCGAAGAAAAGGCCGATCGGAGGCTGGAAAAACTCGGCGAAAGCTGCTTTGCCTGA
- a CDS encoding transglutaminase TgpA family protein: MNGAPTISRASLVWLLVAQALVMVPFWFHVPVWMVAFWLGCTFWRIQVYRMRAAFPGRLLELLLLLFTIGGIWLSRSSLIGLDAGAVLLVAMFILKLVETRTHRDALVLIFLGLFCVAVAYLFEDSLPWALYSLLPIGALLAALIGLQQGPETRPLATLRLAGTLLAQALPLMLVLFVFFPRIAPLWSLPLPRDKGLTGLSESMSPGDIAELGRSADLAFRASFDGPLPARQELYWRALTLEQFDGRRWSQSAGIASSPAPKWQASGEPWRYSIILQPSGKPWLPTLDVASSDLDDARQLADYRLQRQRPVQQALLYRTSSWPQVPRDPQLDERARRRTLQLPVQGDPRTRQWAAQLRRTYPQPDALVAALLKHFHDEPYHYTLRPPTLGADSVDGFLFDSRQGFCAHFAGAMTYVLRAAGIPARVVAGYQGGELNTAGHFLAVRQYDAHAWVEYWQAGQGWRSVDPTYAVAPQRIDQGLEQALAADEGMPGVSAFSPLRYRQLSWLNALRLGWDNLNYGWQRWVLGYQGEQQFSLLGRWFGDLSGVLLPVGLVLILALLSLWLLRPWQSKSDPQLRAFATFEKLLSRRGLVREPGEGPLAFVERAALRLPRQAQSIREFGELFVGQRYAEQTPSMDALQQALRSLRRSLGSSIWE; the protein is encoded by the coding sequence GTGAACGGTGCGCCGACGATCTCTCGGGCCAGCCTGGTCTGGTTGCTGGTGGCCCAGGCTCTGGTCATGGTGCCGTTCTGGTTCCATGTGCCGGTTTGGATGGTTGCCTTCTGGCTCGGCTGCACGTTCTGGCGTATCCAGGTGTATCGCATGCGGGCGGCGTTTCCCGGGCGCTTGCTGGAATTGCTGTTGCTGCTGTTCACCATCGGCGGCATCTGGCTTTCCCGCAGCAGCCTGATCGGCCTGGACGCCGGCGCGGTGCTGCTGGTGGCGATGTTCATCCTCAAACTGGTGGAAACCCGCACCCATCGCGATGCGCTGGTCCTGATCTTTCTCGGGCTGTTCTGTGTAGCGGTGGCCTATCTGTTCGAAGACAGCCTGCCCTGGGCGCTCTACAGCCTGTTGCCGATCGGCGCACTGCTGGCGGCGCTGATCGGCTTGCAGCAAGGTCCCGAGACCCGGCCGCTGGCGACCTTGAGGCTGGCCGGTACCCTGCTGGCGCAAGCCTTGCCGCTGATGCTTGTGTTGTTCGTGTTCTTCCCGCGGATCGCGCCGTTGTGGTCGTTGCCGCTGCCGAGAGACAAGGGCCTGACGGGGTTGTCCGAGAGCATGTCGCCGGGCGATATCGCCGAACTCGGGCGCTCCGCCGACCTGGCGTTTCGTGCCAGCTTCGACGGTCCGCTGCCTGCGCGCCAGGAGCTGTACTGGCGCGCGTTGACCCTGGAGCAGTTCGATGGTCGACGCTGGAGCCAGTCGGCGGGGATCGCCTCCAGCCCGGCGCCGAAATGGCAGGCCAGTGGTGAGCCCTGGCGCTACAGCATCATCCTGCAACCGAGTGGCAAGCCCTGGCTGCCAACGCTTGATGTGGCCAGCAGCGACCTCGACGATGCGCGCCAGTTGGCGGACTATCGGCTGCAGCGCCAGCGACCGGTGCAGCAGGCGCTGCTCTATCGGACCAGTTCCTGGCCACAGGTGCCGCGCGATCCGCAGCTCGATGAGCGGGCGCGGCGCCGGACCCTGCAGTTGCCGGTCCAGGGCGATCCCCGGACGCGTCAGTGGGCGGCGCAATTGCGGCGCACTTATCCACAGCCTGACGCGTTGGTGGCGGCGCTGCTCAAGCACTTTCACGACGAGCCCTATCACTATACCCTCAGGCCGCCGACCCTGGGCGCCGACAGCGTCGACGGGTTCCTCTTCGACAGTCGTCAGGGCTTTTGCGCGCACTTCGCTGGCGCGATGACCTATGTACTGCGGGCGGCGGGTATTCCAGCCAGGGTCGTGGCCGGTTATCAGGGTGGCGAATTGAACACGGCGGGGCATTTCCTCGCGGTGCGCCAATACGACGCCCATGCCTGGGTCGAGTACTGGCAGGCTGGGCAGGGCTGGCGCAGTGTCGATCCGACCTACGCAGTGGCACCGCAGCGGATCGACCAGGGGCTGGAGCAGGCTCTGGCCGCCGATGAGGGCATGCCGGGCGTCTCGGCGTTCTCGCCGCTGCGTTACCGCCAACTGAGCTGGCTCAATGCATTGCGCCTGGGCTGGGATAATCTCAATTATGGTTGGCAACGCTGGGTTCTGGGTTATCAGGGCGAGCAGCAATTCAGCTTGCTGGGGCGCTGGTTCGGCGATCTGTCCGGGGTGCTGCTGCCGGTCGGACTGGTGCTGATTCTGGCACTCTTGTCGCTGTGGCTGCTGCGTCCCTGGCAGAGCAAGTCCGATCCGCAACTGCGCGCGTTCGCGACCTTCGAGAAGCTGCTAAGCCGTCGCGGCCTGGTGCGTGAGCCGGGCGAGGGCCCGTTGGCTTTCGTCGAGCGCGCGGCCTTGCGGTTGCCGCGCCAGGCGCAGAGTATTCGTGAGTTTGGCGAGTTGTTCGTCGGTCAACGTTATGCTGAACAAACCCCGTCGATGGATGCATTGCAACAGGCGTTGCGGTCATTGCGTCGTAGTCTTGGAAGTTCGATTTGGGAGTGA
- a CDS encoding acyl-CoA thioesterase, translated as MGFSDLLEVVRRDPQAVVIPADWAQGRASFGGLVVALQYEAMRARVSLERPVRSLAVTFVGPVEPLVPVSFEVEVLREGKAVSQVLGRAVQNGQVVTLVQGSFGASRASAVAVEAEPAPLIKHWEQCQEIPYVKGVTPEFTQHLSLRWGVGGFPFSGNTSRQMGGWARLRGDVREEPLSETHLLALVDAWPPALLSHLKQMAAGSSLTWTIEFVQPLLELTTLDWCKYLAVIEHARDGYGHVAAALWSPDDRLIALSRQTVTIFG; from the coding sequence ATGGGTTTTTCAGATTTGCTCGAAGTGGTCCGTCGCGATCCCCAGGCTGTGGTCATTCCGGCCGACTGGGCCCAGGGCCGTGCCAGCTTTGGTGGCCTGGTGGTTGCGCTCCAGTACGAAGCCATGCGTGCGCGGGTGTCGCTCGAGCGTCCTGTGCGTTCATTGGCGGTGACCTTTGTCGGTCCGGTCGAGCCGTTGGTGCCGGTCAGTTTCGAGGTCGAGGTGCTGCGCGAGGGCAAGGCGGTCAGCCAAGTCCTGGGAAGGGCGGTGCAGAACGGCCAGGTGGTGACCCTGGTGCAGGGCAGTTTCGGTGCCTCGCGAGCGTCGGCGGTGGCGGTTGAGGCCGAGCCGGCTCCGCTAATCAAGCACTGGGAACAATGCCAGGAGATACCTTACGTCAAAGGCGTGACGCCGGAGTTCACGCAGCATTTGTCACTGCGTTGGGGCGTTGGTGGCTTTCCGTTCTCCGGCAATACCTCGCGGCAGATGGGCGGCTGGGCGCGCCTGCGCGGTGACGTCAGGGAAGAGCCGTTGAGCGAGACCCATCTGTTGGCCCTTGTTGACGCCTGGCCACCGGCGCTGTTGTCGCATCTGAAGCAGATGGCAGCCGGCAGCAGCCTGACCTGGACCATTGAGTTCGTTCAGCCGTTGCTGGAACTCACGACTCTGGACTGGTGCAAATACCTCGCCGTGATCGAACATGCCCGCGATGGCTACGGACATGTGGCGGCGGCCTTGTGGAGCCCGGACGACCGTTTGATCGCCCTGAGCCGGCAGACCGTCACCATCTTTGGCTAA